The following coding sequences lie in one Oscillatoria salina IIICB1 genomic window:
- a CDS encoding phosphotransferase produces MTKDVFPVTYSTLECKALVTRVLPEYEIAEICTCQFWHRGLSDIYLVETQTSRYILRVSHHHWRSRSEIDFELELLDYLHQCHLPVAYPLRTTTGKLAVEINAPEGKRYAALFPYAPGNVALGDLNQNQSFLLGETLAKLHFSTRNWRSRHQREPLSLAYLLDDAEVAIAPFLRHRNEELTYIQQLISEIKRQLTNFPTQAPYWGICWGDPHSGNAHFTSDGKITLFDFDQCGYGWRAFDIGKFLQVSIRTGMPKNVREAFLTGYQSVESLSKPEINSLQAFTQTAHIWMWGISLNNAIRYDWCRLDESYFTQRLQQLKRLNSHDWQLF; encoded by the coding sequence ATGACGAAAGATGTATTTCCAGTAACCTATTCTACCCTGGAATGCAAAGCATTAGTAACCAGGGTGCTACCAGAGTATGAAATTGCAGAGATTTGTACTTGTCAATTTTGGCATCGAGGCTTAAGTGACATCTATTTAGTAGAAACGCAAACAAGTCGATATATCTTGCGAGTGTCGCATCATCATTGGCGATCGCGTTCGGAAATTGACTTTGAACTGGAATTATTAGATTATTTACATCAATGTCATCTTCCCGTAGCTTATCCCTTACGAACAACCACAGGCAAATTAGCCGTAGAAATTAACGCCCCCGAAGGAAAACGCTACGCAGCCTTATTTCCCTACGCCCCAGGAAACGTAGCATTAGGAGACTTAAACCAAAATCAAAGCTTTTTACTGGGCGAAACCCTAGCCAAACTGCATTTCTCCACCCGCAATTGGCGCAGTCGCCATCAACGAGAGCCCCTATCATTAGCATACCTCTTAGACGATGCAGAAGTGGCGATCGCGCCTTTCCTACGCCACCGCAACGAAGAATTAACCTACATCCAGCAACTCATCAGTGAAATCAAACGCCAACTTACCAATTTTCCCACACAAGCGCCTTATTGGGGAATCTGTTGGGGAGATCCTCATAGCGGCAACGCCCACTTTACCTCTGATGGTAAAATAACTCTATTCGACTTCGACCAATGCGGCTACGGTTGGCGGGCTTTCGACATCGGTAAATTTTTGCAAGTATCCATTCGCACCGGAATGCCTAAAAACGTCAGAGAAGCCTTTCTCACAGGATATCAATCCGTCGAATCACTCAGCAAACCTGAAATAAATTCCTTACAAGCCTTCACCCAAACCGCCCATATTTGGATGTGGGGAATTAGTTTAAATAACGCCATCCGCTACGACTGGTGTAGATTAGATGAAAGTTATTTTACCCAGAGACTACAACAATTAAAAAGATTGAATTCTCACGACTGGCAACTATTTTAA